A window of the Streptomyces sp. NBC_00454 genome harbors these coding sequences:
- a CDS encoding TIGR03936 family radical SAM-associated protein — MQRIRLRYTKRGRLRFTSHRDFQRAFERALRRSEVPMAYSAGFTPHPRVSYANAAPTGTGSEAEYLEIALAEPRDPAKLRELLDESMPVGLDIIDAVEARTSGLAERLTASVWELRLDGVDPADAERAVEAFLAAETVEVQRRTKNGMRTFDTRGAVVTLETVPVSATEPADRTRDNACAILRLVVRHLTPAVRPDDVLSGLRAVADLTPPVPAAVTRLAQGLFDEESGTVTDPLAPDREAVTTAPPTAAVAADAKAPEGPAA; from the coding sequence GTGCAGCGCATTCGTCTGCGCTACACCAAGCGCGGCCGCCTCCGGTTCACCAGCCACCGGGACTTCCAGCGCGCCTTCGAGCGGGCCCTGCGCCGCTCCGAGGTGCCCATGGCGTACTCGGCGGGCTTCACCCCCCACCCGCGCGTCTCGTACGCGAACGCCGCCCCCACCGGGACCGGCAGCGAGGCCGAATACCTGGAGATCGCCCTCGCCGAGCCCCGCGATCCCGCGAAGCTGCGCGAGCTGCTCGACGAGTCGATGCCCGTGGGCCTTGACATCATCGATGCCGTGGAGGCCCGTACGTCGGGGCTCGCCGAGCGGCTGACGGCCTCCGTCTGGGAACTGCGCCTGGACGGCGTGGATCCCGCGGACGCCGAGCGGGCCGTCGAGGCCTTCCTCGCCGCCGAGACGGTCGAGGTCCAGCGCCGCACCAAGAACGGCATGCGGACCTTCGACACGCGCGGCGCCGTGGTCACTCTGGAAACGGTTCCCGTATCGGCCACCGAACCGGCTGATAGGACCCGGGACAATGCCTGTGCGATACTGCGGCTGGTTGTTCGGCATCTGACACCTGCCGTGCGACCCGACGACGTCCTGTCCGGTCTCCGAGCTGTGGCCGACCTAACGCCGCCGGTCCCCGCAGCGGTGACCAGGCTGGCGCAGGGGCTCTTCGACGAGGAGTCCGGCACGGTGACCGACCCGCTCGCGCCCGACCGCGAGGCAGTCACGACCGCCCCACCCACGGCGGCCGTAGCCGCCGACGCGAAGGCGCCGGAAGGTCCCGCCGCGTAG
- a CDS encoding TIGR03960 family B12-binding radical SAM protein yields the protein MMTESVFPQLEALLPHVQKPIQYVGGELNSTVKPWESADVRWALMYPDAYEVGLPNQGVMILYEVLNEREGVLAERTYSVWPDLEELMREHKVPQFTVDSHRPVGDFDVFGLSFSTELGYTNMLTALDLAGIPLEAKNRTVDHPIVLAGGHAAFNPEPIAEFIDCAIIGDGEQAVLDMTEIIRAWKAEGRPGGREEVLLRLAKTGGVYVPGFYDVEYLPDGRIGRVVPNRSGVPWRVSKHTVMDLDEWPYPKQPLVPLAETVHERMSVEIFRGCTRGCRFCQAGMITRPVRERSITGIGEMVERGLKATGFEEVGLLSLSSADHTEIADIAKGLADRYTDDKVGLSLPSTRVDAFNVDLANELTRNGRRSGLTFAPEGGSERMRKVINKMVSEEDLIRTVSTAYGNGWRQVKLYFMVGLPTETDEDVLQIGDMAVNVIAKGREVSGQNDIRCTVSIGGFVPKPHTPFQWAPQLSAEETDARLGKLRDKLRGDKKYGRSIGFRYHDGKPGVVEGLLSRGDRRVGDVIRAVYEAGGRFDGWREHFSYDGWMRAAEKTLPAYGVDVAWYTTRERTYEEVLPWDHLDSGLDKEWLWEDWQDALDETEVEDCRWTPCFDCGVCPQMDTSIQIGPTGKKLLPLTVVK from the coding sequence GTGATGACCGAGTCGGTCTTCCCTCAGCTTGAGGCCCTGCTTCCGCACGTCCAGAAGCCGATCCAGTACGTCGGCGGTGAGCTCAACTCCACGGTCAAGCCGTGGGAGAGCGCCGATGTCCGCTGGGCGCTGATGTACCCGGACGCGTACGAGGTCGGGCTGCCCAACCAGGGCGTCATGATCCTGTACGAGGTGCTCAACGAGCGCGAGGGCGTGCTCGCGGAGCGCACGTACAGCGTGTGGCCGGACCTCGAAGAGCTGATGCGCGAGCACAAGGTGCCCCAGTTCACCGTGGACAGCCACCGCCCGGTCGGGGACTTCGACGTGTTCGGGCTCTCCTTCTCCACCGAGCTCGGCTACACCAACATGCTCACGGCCCTGGACCTCGCGGGCATCCCGCTGGAGGCGAAGAACCGTACGGTCGACCACCCCATCGTGCTCGCGGGCGGCCACGCGGCCTTCAACCCCGAGCCGATCGCGGAGTTCATCGACTGCGCGATCATCGGCGACGGCGAGCAGGCCGTCCTCGACATGACCGAGATCATCCGCGCCTGGAAGGCCGAAGGCCGCCCGGGCGGGCGCGAAGAGGTGCTCCTGCGTCTCGCGAAGACCGGCGGCGTCTACGTGCCGGGCTTCTACGACGTCGAGTACCTGCCGGACGGCCGCATCGGCCGTGTCGTCCCGAACCGCTCCGGCGTGCCGTGGCGCGTGTCCAAGCACACGGTCATGGACCTCGACGAGTGGCCCTACCCCAAGCAGCCCCTGGTCCCGCTCGCCGAGACCGTCCACGAGCGCATGTCCGTGGAGATCTTCCGCGGCTGCACCCGCGGCTGCCGTTTCTGCCAGGCCGGCATGATCACGCGCCCCGTGCGGGAGCGAAGCATCACCGGCATCGGCGAAATGGTGGAGCGCGGCCTCAAGGCGACGGGCTTCGAAGAGGTCGGTCTCCTCTCGCTCTCCTCGGCGGACCACACCGAGATCGCGGACATCGCCAAGGGCCTGGCCGACCGCTACACGGACGACAAGGTGGGCCTGTCCCTCCCGTCGACCCGCGTGGACGCCTTCAACGTCGACCTGGCCAACGAGCTGACCCGCAACGGCCGTCGCTCCGGTCTGACCTTCGCCCCCGAGGGCGGCTCCGAGCGCATGCGCAAGGTCATCAACAAGATGGTCTCGGAAGAGGACCTGATCCGGACGGTCTCCACGGCGTACGGCAACGGCTGGCGCCAGGTGAAGCTGTACTTCATGGTCGGCCTGCCGACCGAGACCGACGAGGACGTGCTCCAGATCGGCGACATGGCGGTCAACGTCATCGCCAAGGGCCGCGAGGTCTCCGGCCAGAACGACATCCGCTGCACCGTCTCGATCGGCGGCTTCGTCCCCAAGCCGCACACCCCCTTCCAGTGGGCCCCGCAGCTGTCGGCCGAGGAGACGGACGCCCGCCTCGGCAAGCTCCGCGACAAGCTCCGCGGCGACAAGAAGTACGGCCGCTCCATCGGCTTCCGCTACCACGACGGCAAGCCGGGCGTCGTCGAGGGCCTGCTCTCGCGCGGCGACCGCCGCGTCGGCGACGTCATCCGCGCCGTGTACGAGGCCGGCGGCCGTTTCGACGGCTGGCGCGAGCACTTCTCCTACGACGGCTGGATGCGGGCCGCCGAGAAGACGCTGCCCGCCTACGGCGTGGACGTGGCCTGGTACACGACCCGCGAGCGCACCTACGAGGAGGTCCTCCCGTGGGACCACCTGGACTCGGGCCTCGACAAGGAATGGCTCTGGGAGGACTGGCAGGACGCCCTCGACGAGACCGAGGTCGAGGACTGCCGCTGGACCCCGTGCTTCGACTGTGGCGTGTGTCCTCAGATGGACACGAGCATCCAGATCGGTCCGACGGGCAAGAAGCTGCTGCCGCTGACGGTAGTGAAGTAA